The following proteins are co-located in the Myxocyprinus asiaticus isolate MX2 ecotype Aquarium Trade chromosome 44, UBuf_Myxa_2, whole genome shotgun sequence genome:
- the LOC127434467 gene encoding polypyrimidine tract-binding protein 2-like isoform X1 gives MDGIGDVAVGVKRGSDELLSGSMYYSPSSGLSSVSDGTSNGSNSKKLRVEDRVGDAPLSRVLHIRKLPNDVSETEIIALGLPFGKVTNILTLKGKNQAFLELSTEEAAMTMVNYYSAVTPHVRNVPVYIQYSNHKELKTDNSNQSGGTTASGSNSSNGGGTPSSPVLRIIIDNMFYPVTLDVLQQIFSKFGTVMKIITFTKNNQFQALLQFSDSANALHAKVALDGQNIYNACCTLRIDFSKLINLNVKYNNDKSRDYTRPELPVGDGQPALDPSMAAALGKDSSSLLGKIPGAVSPLSAAAAAAAAAGRVALSGQSGTSGVLLVSNLNEEMVTPHSLFTLFGVYGDVQRVKILFNKKDSALIQMADMNQAQLAMSHLNGQKMYSKIIRVTMSKHQTVQLPRDGLDDQGLTKDFTNSPLHRFKKPGSKNFQNIFPPSATLHLSNIPQDITEEDLRVLFSNSGGTVKAFKFFQDHKMALIQMTTIEEAIQCLVDLHNYNMGNNHHLKVSFSKSTI, from the exons ATGGACGG CATCGGAGATGTCGCAGTTGGCGTAAAG AGAGGATCAGATGAGCTGCTGTCCGGCAGCATGTATTACAGCCCCAGTTCTGGGCTGAGCAGTGTAAGTG ATGGAACATCTAACGGCAGCAACAGCAAAAAGCTTCGAGTTGAAGACAGAGTCGGCGACGCTCCGCTGTCCCGTGTTCTCCACATCAGGAAGCTACCCAATGATGTCTCAGAAACTGAGATCATTGCTCTGGGGCTACCTTTCGGAAAGGTCACCAATATCCTCACGTTGAAAGGCAAAAACCAG GCATTTCTGGAGTTGAGCACAGAGGAAGCTGCCATGACGATGGTCAATTATTACTCTGCTGTTACGCCTCATGTCCGTAATGTGCCTGTATACATCCAGTACTCCAATCACAAAGAACTCAAGACCGACAATTCAAACCAG TCAGGTGGGACTACAGCATCAGGGTCCAACTCCAGCAATGGTGGAGGTACACCTTCCAGTCCAGTGCTAAGGATAATCATCGATAACATGTTTTACCCTGTTACCCTGGATGTCTTACAGCAG ATCTTTTCAAAGTTTGGCACCGTCATGAAAATCATCACATTCACCAAGAACAATCAGTTTCAGGCGTTGTTGCAATTCAGCGATTCAGCCAATGCACTGCATGCTAAAGTG GCCCTAGATGGTCAAAACATATACAATGCCTGCTGTACCCTTCGCATAGACTTCTCAAAACTCATCAACCTGAATGTGAAGTACAATAATGATAAGAGCAGAGATTACACCAGGCCAGAGCTTCCTGTTGGAGATGGCCAGCCTGCTTTGGATCCCTCTATGGCCGCTGCCCTGGGTAAAGACTCCAGTTCCCTGCTTGGTAAGATCCCAG GTGCTGTGAGCCCGCTGAGTGCGGCTGCTGCTGCTGCGGCCGCTGCTGGGAGAGTCGCTCTGTCGGGTCAGTCGGGGACCAGTGGGGTCCTGCTTGTTAGCAATCTAAATGAAGAG ATGGTTACGCCCCACAGTCTGTTTACCCTATTCG GAGTTTATGGAGATGTGCAGCGTGTGAAGATTCTTTTTAATAAGAAAGACAGTGCACTGATACAGATGGCCGATATGAATCAGGCTCAGCTTG CAATGAGTCATTTGAATGGCCAGAAGATGTATTCAAAGATCATTCGGGTGACAATGTCGAAACACCAGACCGTTCAGTTACCGAGGGACGGTTTGGACGACCAGGGTCTCACCAAGGACTTCACAAACTCTCCACTGCATCGTTTCAAAAAGCCCGGCTCCAAGAACTTCCAGAACATCTTCCCTCCTTCTGCCACACTACATCTGTCAAACATCCC GCAAGACATAACTGAAGAAGACCTCAGAGTCCTGTTCTCCAACTCTGGTGGCACTGTGAAAGCTTTCAAGTTTTTCCA AGATCACAAAATGGCTCTGATTCAGATGACAACCATTGAGGAAGCCATTCAGTGCCTGGTTGACCTCCACAATTACAACATGGGTAATAACCACCACCTGAAGGTCTCCTTTTCCAAATCAACCATCTAA
- the LOC127434467 gene encoding polypyrimidine tract-binding protein 2-like isoform X2, translating into MDGIGDVAVGVKRGSDELLSGSMYYSPSSGLSSVSDGTSNGSNSKKLRVEDRVGDAPLSRVLHIRKLPNDVSETEIIALGLPFGKVTNILTLKGKNQAFLELSTEEAAMTMVNYYSAVTPHVRNVPVYIQYSNHKELKTDNSNQSGGTTASGSNSSNGGGTPSSPVLRIIIDNMFYPVTLDVLQQIFSKFGTVMKIITFTKNNQFQALLQFSDSANALHAKVALDGQNIYNACCTLRIDFSKLINLNVKYNNDKSRDYTRPELPVGDGQPALDPSMAAALGKDSSSLLGAVSPLSAAAAAAAAAGRVALSGQSGTSGVLLVSNLNEEMVTPHSLFTLFGVYGDVQRVKILFNKKDSALIQMADMNQAQLAMSHLNGQKMYSKIIRVTMSKHQTVQLPRDGLDDQGLTKDFTNSPLHRFKKPGSKNFQNIFPPSATLHLSNIPQDITEEDLRVLFSNSGGTVKAFKFFQDHKMALIQMTTIEEAIQCLVDLHNYNMGNNHHLKVSFSKSTI; encoded by the exons ATGGACGG CATCGGAGATGTCGCAGTTGGCGTAAAG AGAGGATCAGATGAGCTGCTGTCCGGCAGCATGTATTACAGCCCCAGTTCTGGGCTGAGCAGTGTAAGTG ATGGAACATCTAACGGCAGCAACAGCAAAAAGCTTCGAGTTGAAGACAGAGTCGGCGACGCTCCGCTGTCCCGTGTTCTCCACATCAGGAAGCTACCCAATGATGTCTCAGAAACTGAGATCATTGCTCTGGGGCTACCTTTCGGAAAGGTCACCAATATCCTCACGTTGAAAGGCAAAAACCAG GCATTTCTGGAGTTGAGCACAGAGGAAGCTGCCATGACGATGGTCAATTATTACTCTGCTGTTACGCCTCATGTCCGTAATGTGCCTGTATACATCCAGTACTCCAATCACAAAGAACTCAAGACCGACAATTCAAACCAG TCAGGTGGGACTACAGCATCAGGGTCCAACTCCAGCAATGGTGGAGGTACACCTTCCAGTCCAGTGCTAAGGATAATCATCGATAACATGTTTTACCCTGTTACCCTGGATGTCTTACAGCAG ATCTTTTCAAAGTTTGGCACCGTCATGAAAATCATCACATTCACCAAGAACAATCAGTTTCAGGCGTTGTTGCAATTCAGCGATTCAGCCAATGCACTGCATGCTAAAGTG GCCCTAGATGGTCAAAACATATACAATGCCTGCTGTACCCTTCGCATAGACTTCTCAAAACTCATCAACCTGAATGTGAAGTACAATAATGATAAGAGCAGAGATTACACCAGGCCAGAGCTTCCTGTTGGAGATGGCCAGCCTGCTTTGGATCCCTCTATGGCCGCTGCCCTGGGTAAAGACTCCAGTTCCCTGCTTG GTGCTGTGAGCCCGCTGAGTGCGGCTGCTGCTGCTGCGGCCGCTGCTGGGAGAGTCGCTCTGTCGGGTCAGTCGGGGACCAGTGGGGTCCTGCTTGTTAGCAATCTAAATGAAGAG ATGGTTACGCCCCACAGTCTGTTTACCCTATTCG GAGTTTATGGAGATGTGCAGCGTGTGAAGATTCTTTTTAATAAGAAAGACAGTGCACTGATACAGATGGCCGATATGAATCAGGCTCAGCTTG CAATGAGTCATTTGAATGGCCAGAAGATGTATTCAAAGATCATTCGGGTGACAATGTCGAAACACCAGACCGTTCAGTTACCGAGGGACGGTTTGGACGACCAGGGTCTCACCAAGGACTTCACAAACTCTCCACTGCATCGTTTCAAAAAGCCCGGCTCCAAGAACTTCCAGAACATCTTCCCTCCTTCTGCCACACTACATCTGTCAAACATCCC GCAAGACATAACTGAAGAAGACCTCAGAGTCCTGTTCTCCAACTCTGGTGGCACTGTGAAAGCTTTCAAGTTTTTCCA AGATCACAAAATGGCTCTGATTCAGATGACAACCATTGAGGAAGCCATTCAGTGCCTGGTTGACCTCCACAATTACAACATGGGTAATAACCACCACCTGAAGGTCTCCTTTTCCAAATCAACCATCTAA